From Alienimonas californiensis, a single genomic window includes:
- the rimK gene encoding 30S ribosomal protein S6--L-glutamate ligase, with amino-acid sequence MKIAILSRDGGLYSTRRLRDAARQRGHEVRVVDYLRCYMDITSHRPRVLYQGEDLVGMDAVIPRIGASQTFYGTAVVRQFEMMGVFPCNESQAISRSRDKLRCLQLLSRAGIGLPVTGFSNSAKDIGGLIDLVGGAPLVVKLLEGTQGVGVVLAENRKAAEAVIEAFRGLNANILVQEYIKEAGGADLRCFVVGGRVVASMKRQGAEGEFRSNLHRGGRAEKVKLTPEERSTAVRSAKEMGLNVAGVDLLRSNHGPVVMEVNSSPGLEGIEGATNVDVAGKIIEYLEKAVPTGNAKDKSKG; translated from the coding sequence ATGAAGATCGCCATCCTCTCCCGAGACGGGGGGCTCTACTCCACCCGTCGCCTCCGCGACGCCGCCCGGCAGCGGGGGCACGAGGTTCGGGTCGTGGATTACCTCCGCTGTTACATGGACATCACGTCCCACCGGCCGCGGGTGCTCTATCAGGGCGAGGACCTCGTCGGCATGGACGCCGTGATCCCCCGCATCGGCGCCTCGCAAACGTTCTACGGCACCGCCGTCGTCCGCCAGTTCGAGATGATGGGCGTCTTCCCCTGCAACGAGTCGCAGGCGATCAGCCGTTCGCGAGACAAGCTCCGCTGCCTGCAGTTGCTCTCGCGGGCGGGCATCGGCCTGCCGGTGACGGGGTTCTCGAACTCCGCCAAGGACATCGGCGGGCTGATCGACCTGGTCGGCGGCGCCCCGCTCGTCGTCAAACTGCTGGAGGGCACGCAGGGAGTGGGCGTCGTGCTCGCCGAGAACCGGAAGGCGGCCGAGGCGGTCATCGAGGCCTTCCGCGGGCTGAACGCCAACATCCTCGTGCAGGAGTACATCAAGGAAGCCGGCGGCGCCGACTTACGCTGCTTCGTCGTCGGCGGCCGGGTGGTGGCGTCGATGAAGCGCCAGGGCGCCGAGGGCGAGTTCCGCAGCAATCTGCACCGCGGCGGCCGGGCCGAGAAGGTGAAACTGACCCCGGAGGAGCGGAGCACCGCGGTCCGCTCCGCGAAAGAGATGGGGCTGAACGTCGCGGGCGTCGACTTGCTCCGCTCGAATCACGGTCCGGTCGTGATGGAGGTGAACTCCTCGCCCGGGCTGGAAGGGATCGAGGGAGCCACGAACGTGGACGTCGCCGGGAAGATCATTGAGTACCTGGAGAAGGCCGTTCCGACCGGCAACGCCAAGGACAAGAGCAAGGGCTAA
- a CDS encoding carbohydrate kinase family protein has product MAARVVGLGLTVVDHQLVLPRLPGPDQKTTASAASVQVGGPTPTALAQLATLGGPAATLVSTWGADADGQTIEANLTAAGLQFDADLCRTAPRSGFAHVWVEAGTGRRSLAAVRPDGSSLTAERAVRAVDGADALHTDGWPGPAAVAACRAVKAAGGLVSVDLGASEKLEELIALADVLNLPVPAFPRLTQARDPIAGVRALLERGPRLVTVTNGSQGCWFAARLPDGVESGFVPAFPAEAVDTCGAGDAFCGGLLFAVLDGRPPAAAVRFAAAVASLKVRRFGNREALPDRAAVEALLAAHEKTPADS; this is encoded by the coding sequence ATGGCGGCCCGCGTCGTCGGGCTGGGGCTGACGGTCGTCGATCACCAGTTGGTCCTGCCTCGCCTGCCGGGACCGGATCAGAAAACGACGGCGTCGGCAGCCTCTGTGCAGGTCGGCGGACCGACGCCGACGGCGCTGGCCCAGTTGGCGACGCTCGGCGGCCCGGCCGCCACGCTCGTCTCAACCTGGGGGGCCGACGCGGACGGCCAGACGATCGAGGCGAATCTGACGGCCGCCGGGCTGCAATTCGACGCCGACCTCTGCCGCACCGCCCCGCGGAGCGGGTTCGCCCACGTCTGGGTCGAAGCCGGCACGGGGCGGCGCTCGCTGGCGGCCGTGCGGCCGGACGGTTCCTCCCTGACCGCGGAGCGCGCCGTGCGGGCCGTGGACGGAGCCGATGCTTTGCACACCGACGGCTGGCCGGGCCCCGCGGCGGTCGCGGCCTGCCGGGCGGTCAAAGCGGCCGGCGGTCTGGTGAGCGTCGATCTGGGCGCCTCGGAGAAGCTGGAGGAACTGATCGCCCTGGCCGACGTGCTGAATCTCCCCGTCCCGGCGTTTCCCCGCCTGACGCAGGCCCGCGATCCGATCGCCGGCGTGCGGGCGTTGCTTGAACGAGGCCCGCGGCTCGTCACCGTCACGAACGGCTCGCAGGGTTGCTGGTTCGCCGCCCGTCTGCCGGACGGCGTGGAAAGCGGGTTCGTCCCCGCCTTTCCCGCGGAGGCGGTCGACACCTGCGGAGCGGGCGACGCGTTTTGCGGCGGACTGCTGTTCGCCGTGCTCGACGGCCGCCCGCCGGCCGCCGCCGTGCGGTTCGCCGCCGCGGTCGCTTCGCTGAAGGTGCGTCGGTTCGGCAACCGCGAGGCCCTGCCCGATCGGGCGGCCGTGGAGGCGTTGCTCGCGGCACACGAAAAAACCCCGGCCGACTCCTGA
- a CDS encoding DUF1206 domain-containing protein gives MVPLRFFNPATDDQAVTWLDYAARVGYLAKGLVYGLVGVLAGKAAIEVGNSPPGQEDAFQAIIEAPFGRVILGLTAVGILGYVVWRATQVILDPDGKGDGWKGWFIRGGYAISGLAYLVMGFQAGTFAWRGTTYDVGDAAGNATGSEKATGLMLGIPFGWIPVILAGAVFVGIGFHHFWRSWTAKFMKDYDHTEMSDAERKVVRPIGVIGLAARGVTFLLIGLFLIRAGWWQNAGQVKGLEGAFESLLGYTWGWIALLALAIGFVLYGLYCVSRAKYRRFVEGEV, from the coding sequence ATGGTGCCCCTCCGCTTCTTCAATCCCGCGACGGACGATCAGGCGGTCACCTGGCTCGATTACGCCGCCCGGGTCGGATATCTGGCGAAAGGGTTGGTGTACGGACTGGTGGGCGTGCTGGCGGGTAAGGCGGCGATTGAGGTCGGGAACTCCCCGCCGGGACAGGAGGACGCCTTTCAGGCCATCATCGAGGCGCCGTTCGGCCGGGTGATCCTCGGGCTCACCGCGGTCGGCATCCTCGGCTATGTGGTCTGGCGGGCGACGCAGGTCATCCTCGACCCGGACGGGAAGGGGGACGGCTGGAAGGGGTGGTTCATCCGGGGCGGCTACGCGATCAGCGGGCTCGCCTACCTCGTGATGGGATTTCAGGCCGGCACGTTTGCGTGGCGGGGCACCACGTACGACGTGGGGGACGCCGCGGGGAACGCGACCGGATCGGAGAAGGCGACGGGGCTGATGCTCGGCATTCCCTTCGGCTGGATCCCGGTGATCCTCGCCGGGGCGGTCTTCGTGGGGATCGGCTTCCATCACTTCTGGCGGAGTTGGACCGCGAAGTTCATGAAAGACTACGACCACACCGAGATGAGCGACGCCGAACGGAAGGTCGTCCGCCCCATCGGCGTGATCGGGCTGGCGGCCCGCGGCGTGACGTTCCTGCTGATCGGCCTGTTTCTGATCCGCGCCGGCTGGTGGCAGAACGCCGGCCAGGTGAAGGGGCTCGAGGGAGCGTTTGAGAGCCTGCTGGGCTACACCTGGGGCTGGATCGCCCTGCTGGCGCTGGCGATCGGATTCGTCCTGTACGGCCTGTACTGCGTCAGCCGGGCGAAGTATCGGCGGTTCGTCGAGGGGGAAGTCTGA
- a CDS encoding MFS transporter, which translates to MTTAPPAVDAAPAGSKRTLLFWACFVALITTAFGFIVRALVIGEWQAAYDLTETQKGEIFGVGLWPFAISIILFSLVIDRIGYGTAMVFAFACHVLSGLVTIFAPGYFFEKSGPEGAYWALYAGNFIVALGNGAVEAVINPVVATIFARQKTKWLSILHAGWPGGLVLGGVIVLTMDALLGEAAVAETAAVPADWRWKVALIFIPTAIYGVMMLFCRFPVSERVAAGVSDRDMLRELGWGGAYIASALMTLELFRVFNVYSLFGDPETMSDAVKVGGAFAFAIIPAALFGAAIGWAFGNKLLVFLLLVMCPLATTELGTDSWIADIMTPVVNNAFETTVGGGLVLIYTSFIMMVLRFFAGPIVHSISPLGLLAGSSAVAAVGLVLLAGADAATMVFVAATVYGFGKSFFWPTMLGVVAEQAPRGGALTLNVTGGVGMLAVGTVGAVFTGYFAEVNTAEALVAENPAVAEQVLEDDQQWVFGRYTGVEPTKVVGAEAKAAVKEASDDGKQAALFDVALFPCLMLAAYIALILYFRSRGGYAAVELTEGHSGPTTERDEKLAGAVPGPVR; encoded by the coding sequence ATGACAACTGCTCCGCCCGCCGTCGACGCCGCGCCCGCAGGTTCCAAACGCACGCTGCTGTTCTGGGCCTGTTTCGTCGCCCTCATCACCACCGCGTTCGGCTTCATCGTGCGGGCCCTGGTCATCGGGGAATGGCAGGCCGCTTACGATCTGACGGAGACCCAGAAGGGGGAGATCTTCGGCGTCGGCCTGTGGCCGTTCGCGATCAGCATCATCCTGTTCAGTCTGGTGATCGACCGCATCGGCTACGGCACGGCGATGGTCTTCGCATTCGCCTGCCACGTCCTGAGCGGGTTGGTCACGATCTTCGCGCCGGGCTACTTCTTCGAGAAAAGCGGCCCGGAGGGCGCCTACTGGGCGCTCTACGCCGGGAACTTCATCGTCGCGTTGGGCAACGGGGCGGTCGAGGCGGTCATCAACCCAGTCGTGGCGACGATCTTCGCCCGGCAGAAGACGAAGTGGCTGTCGATCCTGCACGCCGGTTGGCCCGGCGGCCTGGTATTGGGCGGCGTCATCGTGCTGACGATGGACGCGCTGCTGGGCGAAGCCGCGGTCGCGGAAACGGCGGCCGTGCCGGCGGACTGGCGCTGGAAGGTGGCGCTGATCTTCATCCCGACTGCGATCTACGGCGTGATGATGCTCTTCTGCCGGTTCCCCGTCAGCGAACGGGTGGCCGCCGGCGTGAGCGACCGCGACATGCTGCGGGAACTCGGCTGGGGCGGGGCCTATATCGCCTCCGCCCTGATGACGCTGGAATTGTTCCGGGTGTTCAACGTCTACTCGCTGTTCGGCGATCCGGAGACCATGTCCGACGCCGTGAAGGTGGGCGGGGCGTTCGCCTTCGCGATCATTCCCGCGGCCCTGTTCGGGGCGGCGATCGGCTGGGCGTTCGGCAATAAACTGCTCGTCTTCCTGCTGCTGGTGATGTGCCCGCTGGCGACGACGGAGCTCGGCACCGACAGCTGGATCGCCGACATCATGACCCCGGTCGTCAACAACGCGTTCGAAACGACCGTCGGCGGCGGCCTCGTGCTGATCTACACCAGCTTCATCATGATGGTCCTGCGGTTCTTCGCCGGGCCGATCGTGCACAGCATCAGCCCGCTGGGCCTGCTGGCCGGCAGCAGCGCGGTGGCGGCGGTCGGTTTGGTGCTGCTCGCCGGGGCCGACGCGGCGACGATGGTCTTCGTCGCGGCGACGGTCTACGGGTTCGGCAAGTCGTTCTTCTGGCCGACGATGCTGGGCGTGGTGGCGGAACAGGCCCCCCGCGGCGGCGCCCTCACGCTGAACGTGACCGGCGGGGTCGGGATGCTCGCGGTCGGCACCGTCGGCGCCGTCTTCACCGGGTACTTCGCCGAAGTGAACACCGCCGAGGCCCTCGTCGCGGAGAACCCTGCCGTCGCCGAGCAAGTGCTCGAGGACGACCAGCAGTGGGTGTTCGGCCGCTACACCGGCGTGGAGCCGACGAAGGTCGTCGGCGCCGAGGCGAAGGCGGCCGTGAAGGAAGCCTCCGACGACGGCAAGCAGGCGGCGTTGTTCGACGTCGCCCTGTTCCCCTGCCTGATGTTGGCCGCGTACATCGCGCTGATCCTCTACTTCCGCTCCCGCGGCGGGTACGCGGCGGTGGAACTGACGGAAGGCCACTCCGGGCCGACCACCGAACGGGACGAGAAGCTCGCCGGCGCCGTGCCTGGGCCGGTTCGCTGA
- the tilS gene encoding tRNA lysidine(34) synthetase TilS, with the protein MTERPPFVAAVGAALEDLGVAGRVPVACSGGGDSLALLRACVELRDGGADLAPIAAHFDHRQRPGSAADSDHVEELAGLWRCDVTLGTFDGAAGASEATLRIARYDWLRAAAGRAAAAWVLTGHTADDQAETVWLRIIRGTGVAGLAGIPAVGPLPGSTAHGPEVTVVRPMLGVTGAVARGFLADRGVGWRDDPTNAAANYTRNRLRQDVLPQLEALNPRVREAAVRLAAAARDEAESTTGLADAVLGRALLCADERVIELREEPLAALTEPARRAVLRRVWQRAGWPERRMGRAEWVRLAALRPGDGKIQLPHGVSAFYATDELFLRR; encoded by the coding sequence ATGACGGAGCGGCCCCCCTTCGTCGCCGCGGTCGGCGCCGCGCTGGAGGACCTGGGCGTGGCCGGGCGAGTCCCCGTCGCCTGCTCCGGCGGGGGCGACAGCCTCGCCCTGCTGCGGGCCTGCGTCGAACTGCGGGACGGCGGTGCCGACCTCGCCCCCATCGCCGCCCACTTCGACCACCGCCAGCGGCCCGGCTCGGCCGCTGATTCGGACCATGTCGAAGAGTTGGCCGGACTCTGGCGTTGCGACGTGACGCTTGGAACCTTCGACGGAGCGGCCGGCGCCTCCGAGGCGACCTTGCGGATCGCCCGCTACGACTGGCTGCGGGCGGCGGCGGGGCGAGCCGCGGCCGCGTGGGTTCTCACCGGACACACGGCGGACGACCAGGCGGAAACCGTGTGGTTGCGGATCATCCGCGGCACGGGCGTCGCCGGCCTCGCCGGCATCCCGGCGGTCGGTCCGCTTCCCGGCTCGACGGCCCACGGGCCGGAGGTGACGGTGGTTCGCCCAATGCTCGGCGTCACCGGCGCCGTGGCCCGCGGGTTCCTCGCTGACCGGGGCGTCGGTTGGCGGGACGATCCGACGAACGCCGCGGCGAACTACACCCGGAATCGCCTGCGGCAGGACGTGCTCCCGCAACTGGAGGCGTTGAACCCGAGGGTGCGCGAGGCCGCGGTGCGGCTCGCCGCGGCGGCGCGGGACGAAGCGGAGTCGACGACCGGACTGGCCGACGCGGTCCTCGGCCGCGCCCTCCTGTGCGCCGACGAGCGCGTGATCGAACTGCGGGAGGAGCCGCTCGCCGCCCTGACCGAGCCGGCGCGGCGGGCGGTCCTGCGACGCGTCTGGCAACGGGCCGGCTGGCCGGAACGCCGGATGGGGCGGGCGGAATGGGTGCGGCTCGCCGCGCTGCGTCCGGGAGACGGCAAAATCCAGCTGCCGCACGGGGTGAGCGCCTTCTACGCGACCGACGAACTGTTCCTCCGACGATAA